In Cotesia glomerata isolate CgM1 linkage group LG1, MPM_Cglom_v2.3, whole genome shotgun sequence, one genomic interval encodes:
- the LOC123265905 gene encoding pre-mRNA 3'-end-processing factor FIP1: MADDNEDQWLYGDSNDGKDNFSKEESLENNKESTSNLNQDELKNIEEGNAENNPEESTEQLEASAPEEHTSQEPIEDEEHDVDENGTKEPSQEDADAPSDSDSDDDVHVVIGDIKSTPAYNNINIKRSGLLTNASGIPDKLNKQPGKFSIDEFETIGVINGIQAHEFNLDQLEDKPWRQPGADITDYFNYGFNEETWRAYCERQKRMRSESGVGLVLNAGSGGPNLINTRVSQVAITNDNSKYSGIAGPKRAGPPPGRKMAGTIDVIGSSGLASRRNLDKSPPKENVIQVMTADRREYSRKPGFPDMSVPPPGPGMVPPPFDLPPPPAPYQEPPPFYMPEPDPYFQSYEPTQDSQWGNDPTWQPTNLSIPLTASDESKDIGPKSIPTMVPPLVIPPLIASGPPGRDPTARGDNSRGEREVDSMGRERDRERERDRDRERSDRDKDSSVRERERDSVTRDEDKERDRSRSQYRHKERHRHRSRSRSRRHKSRSRSPSRRKKKSRRTDRERSKEESE, from the exons ATGGCGGATGATAACGAGGACCAGTGGCTTTACGGAGATTCAAATGATGgaaaagataatttttccaAGGAAGAATCGCTTGAAAATAATAAGGAATCAAcatcaaatttaaatcaagatgagttgaaaaatattgaagagGGTAACGCGGAAAATAACCCCGAAGAGTCTACTGAG caATTAGAAGCATCAGCACCGGAAGAACATACGTCACAGGAGCCTATTGAAGATGAGGAACATGATGTTGATGAAAATGGTACAAAAGAACCGAGCCAAGAAGACGCTGATGCTCCAAGTGATTCCGATTCAGATGATGACGTTCATGTCGTCATCGGTGATATTAAATCGACGCCagcatataataatataaatattaaacgtAGTGGGCTTTTAACGAACGCCTCCGGAATaccagataaattaaacaaacaaCCTGGTAAATTTAGCATCGATGAATTTGAAACGATTGGTGTTATAAATGGGATCCAGGCGCATGAGTTTAATCTTGATCAACTGGAGGATAAGCCATGGCGACAGCCTGGAGCTGATATCACGGATTACTTTAATTATGGTTTTAATGAAGAAACTTGGCGCGCTTATTGCGAACGTCAAAAAAGAATGAGAAGTGAATCGGGAGTCGGACTTGTTTTGAACGCTGGCTCGGGAGGACCAAATCTAATAAATACAAGAGTGTCGCAAGTTGCTATCACCAACGATAACAGCAAGTACTCTGGTATAGCAGGACCTAAGAGAGCTGGACCACCGCCTGGAAGAAAAATGGCCGGAACTATTGATGTGATTGGTAGTTCTGGACTGGCGTCACGCAGAAATCTCGATAAATCACCACCTAAGGAAAATGTTATTCAAGTTATGACTGCTGACCGACGAGAATATTCCAGAAAGCCAGGATTTCCTGACATGAGTGTACCGCCACCGGGTCCTGGGATGGTACCACCTCCTTTCGATTTACCTCCACCTCCTGCTCCTTATCAGGAACCTCCACCTTTTTATATGCCAGAACCTGATCCTTACTTCCAGAGCTATGAGCCAACACAAGACAGTCAATGGGGAAATGATCCC actTGGCAACCAACAAATTTATCCATTCCATTGACAGCATCTGATGAAAGCAAAGATATAGGTCCTAAGTCAATTCCAACAATGGTACCACCTCTGGTGATTCCTCCATTGATCGCTTCTGGTCCACCAGGGCGCGATCCTACCGCGAGAGGTGATAATTCGCGCGGTGAAAGGGAAGTTGATTCAATGGGCAGAGAAAGAGATCGAGAACGTGAACGCGACCGTGACCGTGAACGTTCAGACCGTGACAAAGATTCATCAGTTAGAGAACGTGAGCGAGATTCAGTGACGCGGGATGAAGATAAAGAACGTGATCGTTCGAGGTCACAATATCGTCATAAAGAGAG aCACAGACATCGATCACGATCACGCTCCAGACGGCATAAATCTAGATCTCGTAGTCCAAGTCGTCGTAAGAAGAAGTCACGACGTACTGATCGTGAGCGGTCCAAAGAAGAAAGTGAATAA